The proteins below are encoded in one region of Coturnix japonica isolate 7356 chromosome 10, Coturnix japonica 2.1, whole genome shotgun sequence:
- the CSPG4 gene encoding chondroitin sulfate proteoglycan 4: MAPRGGPHTLLLLLLLAHQPPAFHAGPSAAVSFFGDSFVEMPLADASRTVRLRLQLYTGQSNGLLFLAAGQPDHLLLQLRAGTLQARLRLGSEEVTLQSPAELQLDNLALHDVELLLEDGRMTLTIDGLFNSSVDIAGPMRELDIQHGLYAGGTGSLNLPYLAGVSPPFRGCLHTVTFNGLDVLSPLSSDSSSKVFHQVQEGCSAQFSAEPEEPIGFLGPQSYIAFPTWEAREEGTIEFVITTSITQAPLLYHAGLENDFFYLEISNGRLRGFVEKGNGVIVLHNNIFISDEQQHYVKVYTNTHKLEILIDYYASSTSNRGINSRLDLQGNLFIGGMNDKALQRLRAHHLAFTSVWTLTNTSFIGCMEDLRINQQRRSLQDAVVTRDVTVGCGRQENYWDYEEAYEQDEAPTSPPPDAWHGALALAEPCQPDGSFPPAFANISRLLHVSPLIVSEGGMAFVEWKHAQPTVDLGLAGIRQSQILFSITSDPRHGELELDIPGSRSRKKFTLLDIVNRKVRYIHDGSEGPMDQLMLEVTVTAQQGIPECLRQGQTYLLPIMVNPINDAPQVIFPHGNHMTILKHTRKHLTMDILQALDDDTSCDDLEFQLHGGQQDEGYVEYDFHPGVPIEEFSCRDLEAGNVVYVHQSGTDLQLTFQVSDGTVPSPTATLRILAIEPIIRLHNNTGLAISQGGAVRITTANLSVETNAVKQRVAILYSLTEPLRYGEIQKQGSIGGEWKKVESFHQQDLEQGRIQYFSTDPEHRQEDITEKLRFSVQVGQKVLPNNTFTISIKRATIKMKTMVPLQMKNKRHKNITSRELEAMLEDPNSAPVPFHYVIIQAPKKGNLELLGNRLNEGFGFTQDDLQRNHLSYSATIRNAQQAEDSFQFRVHAGEEHSPVYTYTIGIGGDPNAPDLTNVLLTVPEGGQAVISKDHLFVQSLNSMDYIYEVIEGPAHGRLAWATSLGWPSGEEITEFTNDDILHRRLLYQHDDSETLEDDIPFVAIRQGEGSSEPEAEEVRGVFRVSIQPINDHTPVQVVNKVFNVVRNGQHLLTTDDIAFTDKDSGFSDAQLVLARRDILFGSIVSVDDRSHQLYRFTQDDLRKKKILFVHSGADRGWIQLQVSDGLHQTTALLEVQASEPYIRIVNNTGLAIPQGSRGSIDSSVLSLETNMDIRSDEEIRFLVTVPPRWGTVLRGEQPVMAFSQRDLLSGEISYHHNGSRNTRDELQFTVEANEVAVEDTLAITIFLNTHPSPLHIVNNKEIRVFQGEAAEIKEEHLLVTHEEIPPQDIVYLVSSPPVSGFLVMVQHGQDSDEPPSLDPIQSFTQEDINSGQVLYLHSKPEEERDRFVVDVTAGGADPLVGVAVSLVVLPATIPLDIHNITVPGGSSATISTAVLNIPSAYFAALDMQFTVLQPPRFGTILNRQRPQDGGLHSFTWSEVQSQQIQYRQDIPHAQTDSFMLVANASTSERQSQPGTVFITILPRGTKGPRLRTNAGLQLREGTAATIGPQALRAEDEDSPAAEVTFSIQPPANGRVVLRSAPGTALRSFTQAQIDSGVILFVHQGPLDGGFAFDLWDGENLSPGHFFLVRAHREEHISLAKKKSLTLCPGALQPITSENLQAVSSSPAGPAALYYSIEQAPRLGQLRTARGDEVRNFTQAQVDAGMIFYQHEMPEEPFWLAQDAIRFRVVAPTTISDSFILLVLISFEAKCPQRSTQLWRNAGLHLIEAQRAEISTSLLDASNLLSQIPAPEQDAHDVIFLVTELPAHGQLWVADTPLEHSQSFFLQSDLAAGRLVYAHHENGGTKDQFQFKAWLRPRAQRSIHPPQGGVLISEAFNVTVSRSSQKPPQVVKRQGVLRVLPNSTITLSRQHLDVAEPQGSPEELVYSLLRSPQAGHLVDAGNPRVPIKRFTQADINAGHVLLVTAAHGAQESLVLSLSDGQHPPTRISLEVVVLPTGNAELLEVPQELNRATLSPQHMAPRLGEGDALYTITMEPRFGQVQVNRKPAQGFSQAQLERGEVTFTFTKLTSSEDSFQFLTRTQTMNSTGVVNVTVRALVTARPGSVWPRGTTVLLDTSTLDASGLANLTHSIPVFRLRQPPRSSRLIRRPRAPGQPVIPIESFSQRELEQGLVGLEVLDDGDTNQQHPHTDSFTFELVAAGVPPALVSLGYITEPYNASKSYGVTLLLAPPAPSSLVPQDTARSSPNASEPGSVPPPTSPSPGEGGTFLGFIEANMFSIIIPICLIILLLALILPLLFYLHKRNKTGKHHVQGSPASKAKNGAVPEQETFRKTDPNQGIPLTTVNALDGKGTALPPQGPGVPADPELLQYCRTSNPALKNNQYWV, encoded by the exons TCTCTTTCTTCGGGGACAGCTTCGTGGAGATGCCCCTGGCGGACGCCTCGCGGACGGTGCGGCTGCGGCTCCAGCTGTACACCGGGCAGAGCAACGGGCTGCTCTTCCTGGCCGCCGGGCAGCCCGaccacctcctgctgcagctgcgAGCCGGCACCCTGCAG GCCAGGCTGCGGCTGGGCTCAGAAGAGGTGACACTGCAgtccccagcagagctgcagctggacaACCTGGCGCTGCAcgatgtggagctgctgctggaggatggCAGGATGACACTGACCATCGACGGCCTCTTCAACAGCTCCGTGGACATCGCAGGGCCCATGCGGGAGTTGGACATCCAGCACGGCCTCTATGCAGGCGGGACAGGCAGCCTCAACCTGCCGTACCTTGCCGGGGTCAGCCCACCCTTCAGGGGCTGCCTCCACACTGTGACATTCAATGGTCTGGATGTCCTTTCCCCGCTGTCCTCTGACAGCAGCTCCAAGGTCTTCCACCAGgtgcaggaaggctgcagcgCGCAGTTCTCTGCAGAGCCTGAGGAGCCCATTGGATTCCTAGGGCCACAGTCCTACATTGCCTTCCCCACATGGGAGGCAAGAGAGGAGGGGACCATCGAGTTTGTGATCACCACGAGCATCACCCAGGCACCCCTCCTCTACCACGCAGGGCTGGAGAATGACTTCTTCTATCTGGAGATCTCCAACGGGCGCCTGAGAGGGTTTGTTGAGAAGGGCAATGGTGTCATCGTCCTGCACAACAACATCTTCATCAGCGATGAGCAGCAGCATTACGTCAAGGTCTACACCAACACACACAAGCTGGAGATCCTCATTGACTACTATGCCTCATCCACGTCCAATCGGGGCATCAACAGCCGCCTGGATCTCCAAGGAAACCTTTTCATTGGAGGCATGAATGACAAAGCCTTGCAAAGGCTCAGGGCGCACCACCTTGCTTTCACTTCAGTGTGGACCTTGACCAACACCTCATTTATAGGCTGCATGGAGGACCTGCGCATAAACCAGCAGCGGAGGagcctgcaggatgctgtggTGACGAGGGATGTCACAGTTggctgtggaaggcaggagaACTACTGGGACTATGAGGAGGCTTATGAGCAGGACGAGGCGCCCACCTCGCCACCTCCTGATGCCTGGCATGGAGCTCTGGCTCTGGCAGAACCATGCCAGCCAGATGGCAGCTTCCCACCTGCCTTCGCCAACATCAGCCGGCTGCTGCATGTCAGCCCCCTCATCGTCTCCGAAGGGGGCATGGCCTTTGTGGAATGGAAACATGCACAGCCCACGGTGGACTTGGGCCTTGCAGGCATCCGGCAGTCCCAAATCCTCTTCAGCATCACCAGTGACCCAAGGCATGGTGAGCTGGAGCTGGACATCCCCGGCTCCCGGAGCAGAAAGAAGTTCACCTTGTTGGACATCGTGAATCGCAAAGTCAGGTACATCCACGACGGCTCCGAGGGCCCCATGGACCAGCTGATGCTGGAGGTGACAGTGACTGCCCAGCAAGGGATCCCTGAGTGCCTGCGGCAGGGGCAGACCTACCTGCTGCCCATCATGGTCAACCCTATCAACGATGCCCCGCAGGTGATCTTTCCCCATGGGAACCACATGACGATCCTGAAGCACACACGGAAGCACCTGACCATGGACATCCTGCAGGCCCTGGATGACGACACATCCTGCGACGACCTTGAGTTCCAGCTGCACGGGGGGCAGCAGGACGAGGGCTACGTGGAATACGACTTCCACCCTGGCGTGCCCATCGAGGAGTTCTCCTGCAGGGACCTGGAAGCAGGCAATGTGGTCTACGTGCATCAGAGCGGGACAGATTTGCAGCTCACTTTCCAGGTGAGTGATGGCACAGTGCCAAGCCCCACTGCCACCCTGAGGATCCTTGCAATAGAGCCCATCATCCGCTTGCACAACAACACTGGGCTCGCCATCTCCCAAGGCGGAGCTGTGCGCATCACCACGGCCAACCTGTCTGTGGAGACAAATGCTGTGAAGCAACGGGTTGCCATCCTGTACAGCCTCACAGAGCCCCTCAGGTACGGTGAGATCCAGAAACAAGGGAGCATAGGAGGGGAATGGAAAAAAGTTGAGTCCTTCCACCAGCAAGACCTGGAGCAAGGGCGTATCCAGTATTTCAGCACAGATCCAGAGCACCGGCAGGAAGATATCACGGAGAAGCTAAGATTCAGTGTCCAGGTGGGACAGAAGGTCTTGCCAAACAATACCTTTACCATAAGTATTAAAAGAGCCACCATTAAGATGAAGACTATGGTCCCCCTCCAGATGAAGAACAAGCGGCACAAAAACATCaccagcagggagctggaggcAATGCTGGAAGACCCAAACTCTGCCCCGGTCCCCTTCCACTATGTGATCATCCAGGCTCCCAAGAAGGGGAACCTGGAGCTCCTCGGCAACAGACTGAATGAAGGCTTTGGGTTTACCCAGGATGATCTGCAGAGAAATCACCTGAGCTACAGTGCGACCATCAGGAATGCTCAGCAGGCTGAGGACAGCTTCCAGTTCCGTGTCCATGCTGGTGAGGAGCACTCCCCTGTGTACACCTACACAATTGGCATCGGTGGGGACCCCAACGCACCCGACCTGACCAATGTCCTCCTGACCGTGCCTGAAGGCGGACAAGCTGTCATCTCCAAGGACCATCTCTTTGTGCAGAGCCTGAACAGCATGGACTACATCTATGAAGTGATTGAGGGGCCGGCACACGGCAGGCTGGCTTGGGCTACATCCCTTGGCTGGCCCTCTGGGGAGGAAATAACAGAGTTCACCAATGACGACATCCTCCACCGCCGGCTGCTCTACCAGCATGATGACTCCGAGACCCTGGAAGATGATATCCCTTTTGTGGCCATCAGGCAGGGCGAGGGCAGCTCTGAGCCTGAGGCAGAGGAGGTGAGGGGTGTGTTCAGGGTCTCCATCCAGCCTATCAATGACCACACTCCTGTCCAGGTGGTGAACAAGGTCTTCAACGTGGTGCGCAATGGGCAGCACCTGCTGACGACAGATGACATTGCCTTCACTGACAAGGACTCTGGCTTCTCTGATGCACAGCTGGTGTTGGCAAGGAGGGACATCTTGTTTGGCAGCATCGTATCTGTCGATGACAGAAGCCACCAGCTCTACAGGTTCACCCAGGATGacctgagaaagaaaaagattctcTTTGTCCATTCGGGAGCAGACCGGGGCTGGATCCAGCTGCAGGTCTCCGATGGCCTCCACCAAACCACTGCCCTCCTGGAGGTACAAGCATCAGAACCCTACATCAGAATAGTCAACAACACTGGCCTAGCCATCCCCCAAGGGAGCCGAGGGAGCATTGATTCCTCTGTCCTCAGCCTGGAGACCAACATGGACATCAGGTCAGACGAAGAGATACGGTTCCTGGTAACGGTCCCACCGAGGTGGGGGACTGTGCTGCGAGGGGAGCAGCCGGTCATGGCCTTCTCACAGCGGGACCTGCTGTCAGGAGAGATCTCCTACCACCACAATGGAAGCAGAAACACCCGTGATGAGCTCCAGTTCACTGTGGAAGCAAATGAGGTGGCAGTAGAGGACACACTGGCCATCACCATCTTCTTGAACACCCACCCCAGTCCATTGCACATTGTCAACAACAAGGAGATACGCGTCTTCCAAGGGGAAGCTGCTGAGATCAAGGAGGAGCACTTGCTG GTGACCCACGAGGAGATCCCACCCCAGGATATCGTCTACCTGGTGAGCAGCCCCCCAGTCTCTGGCTTCCTGGTGATGGTTCAACACGGCCAGGACTCGGATGAGCCACCCAGCCTGGATCCCATCCAGTCCTTCACCCAAGAAGACATCAACAGTGGCCAAGTGCTTTACCTGCACTCCAAGCCAGAGGAGGAACGGGACCGGTTTGTCGTGGATGTCACGGCTGGGGGAGCAGACCCACTGGTGGGGGTGGCCGTCAGCCTGGTTGTGCTCCCTGCCACCATCCCCCTGGACATCCACAACATCACAGTGCCAGGAGGAAGCTCTGCCACCATCTCCACAGCAGTCCTCAACATCCCCAGTGCCTACTTTGCAGCCCTTGACATGCAGTTCACGGTGCTCCAGCCTCCCCGCTTTGGCACCATCCTGAACAGACAGCGGCCCCAGGATGGGGGGCTGCACAGCTTCACCTGGAGTGAG GTTCAGAGCCAACAAATCCAGTACCGGCAGGACATTCCCCATGCCCAGACCGACAGCTTCATGCTTGTGGCCAACGCCTCGACCTCCGAGAGGCAGAGCCAACCCGGGACTGTCTTCATCACCATCCTGCCCCGAGGCACCAAAGGGCCCCGACTGCGCACCAACGCCGGGCTCCAG CTGCGGGAAGGCACCGCTGCCACCATTGGCCCCCAAGCTCTGCGTGCTGAGGATGAGGACAGCCCAGCGGCCGAGGTCACCTTCTCCATCCAGCCTCCAGCTAATGGCAGGGTGGTGCTGCGCTCAGCGCCCGGCACGGCACTGCGGAGCTTCACACAAGCACAGATTGACAGCGGCGTCATCCTCTTTGTGCACCAAG GGCCCCTGGATGGAGGCTTTGCCTTTGACCTGTGGGACGGTGAGAACCTGTCTCCTGGGCACTTCTTCCTCGTCAGGGCGCACAGAGAGGAGCACATCAGCCTGGCCAAGAAGAAGAGTCTCACCCTCTGCCCAG GTGCCCTGCAGCCCATCACCAGTGAGAACCTGCAGGCggtgagcagcagccctgctggccctgctgccctGTACTACAGCATCGAGCAGGCACCGCGCCTGGGGCAGCTACGTACAGCCCGTGGGGATGAAGTCAGGAACTTCACCCAGGCCCAG gtGGATGCTGGGATGATTTTCTACCAGCACGAGATGCCGGAGGAGCCCTTCTGGCTCGCCCAGGATGCCATTCGCTTCCGCGTGGTTGCTCCCACCACCATCTCTGACTCCTTCATCCTGCTGGTGCTGATATCATTCGAGGCGAAGTGTCCCCAGCGCTCGACTCAGCTATGGAGAAATGCAG GTCTCCATCTCATAGAGGCTCAACGAGCAGAGATCAGCACCTCCCTGCTGGATGCATCCAACCTCCTGAGCCAGATCCCAGCCCCGGAGCAGGACGCACATGATGTCATCTTCCTGGTGACGGAGCTGCCGGCGCATGGACAGCTCTGGGTGGCTGATACACCTCTGGAGCACTCACAGTCCTTCTTCCTGCAGTCAGACCTGGCTGCTGGGCGCCTGGTGTATGCACACCATGAGAACGGTGGCACCAAGGACCAATTCCAGTTCAAAGCCTGGCTCCGGCCGCGGGCGCAGCgctccatccatcccccccAGGGAGGGGTGCTCATCTCTGAAGCTTTCAATGTGACGGTGAGCAGAAGCAGCCAGAAGCCCCCGCAGGTGGTGAAGCGGCAAGGAGTGCTGCGGGTGCTGCCCAACTCCACCATCACCTTGTCCAGGCAGCACCTGGACGTGGCAGAGCCTCAGGGCTCCCCAGAGGAGCTGGTGTACAGCCTGCTGCGCAGCCCCCAGGCCGGACACCTGGTTGATGCTGGCAACCCACGGGTGCCCATCAAGCGCTTTACGCAGGCAGACATCAATGCGGGCCACGTGCTGTTGGTCACTGCAGCCCATGGTGCTCAGGAGTCCCTGGTGCTGAGCCTGTCTGACGGCCAGCACCCGCCTACCCGCATCTCACTGGAGGTGGTGGTGCTGCCTACAGgcaatgcagagctgctggaggtgccTCAGGAGCTGAATAGGGCCACGTTGTCCCCACAGCACATGGCTCCACGGCTTGGGGAGGGTGATGCCCTTTACACCATCACCATGGAGCCAAGGTTTGGCCAAGTGCAGGTCAACAGAAAGCCAGCACAGGGCTTCTCACAGGCACAGCTGGAGCGCGGGGAGGTGACCTTCACTTTCACCAAGCTCACCTCATCTGAGGACAGCTTCCAGTTCCTCACCAGGACACAAACAATGAACAGCACTGGGGTGGTGAACGTCACTGTCCGTGCCTTGGTGACAGCACGGCCGGGCAGTGTGTGGCCCAGGGGCACCACAGTCCTGCTGGATACCAGCACGCTGGATGCCAGTGGGCTGGCCAACCTCACCCACAGCATCCCAGTCTTCAGGCTCCGCCAGCCACCCCGTAGCAGCCGCCTCATCAGGAGGCCCCGTGCGCCAGGACAGCCCGTCATCCCCATTGAATCCTTCAGCCAGAGGGAGCTGGAGCAAGGGCtggtggggctggaggtgctggaTGATGGGGACACAAACCAGCAGCACCCGCACACTGACAGCTTCACCTTTGAGCTGGTGGCTGCCGGCGTGCCACCAGCACTGGTGTCCCTGGGGTACATCACCGAGCCCTACAATGCCTCTAAATCCTACGGTGTCACCCTGCTCCTGGCCCCACCAGCACCATCATCCCTGGTGCCACAAGACACAGCACGGAGCAGCCCCAATGCCAGCGAGCCAGGCTCTGTGCCCCcacccaccagccccagccctggggagggAGGCACCTTCCTAGGCTTCATCGAGGCCAACATGTTCAGCATCATCATCCCCATCTGCCTCATCATCCTCCTGCTGGCCCTCATCCTGCCCCTGCTCTTCTACCTGCACAAGCGCAACAAGACGGGCAAGCACCACGTGCAGGGCTCACCTGCCTCCAAGGCCAAGAACGGGGCTGTACCGGAGCAGGAGACCTTCCGTAAGACAGACCCCAACCAAGGCATCCCCCTAACGACTGTCAATGCCCTGGATGGCaaaggcacagctctgccaccgCAGGGTCCCGGCGTGCCGGCTGACCCCGAGCTGCTGCAGTACTGCCGGACATCCAACCCTGCCCTGAAAAACAACCAGTACTGGGTGTGA